The genomic stretch ATGAAGTGTGTGCACTACCTTGTTGAGGTCCTCATGGAGCCCATCCATGAggaacagcagcagctcctgggAGTCTTGCTGGTCATAGCCAGCAAACTGGTCATTGATCTTGCCTATGGTGATCTTGAAGTCCCGTGGACTGATGCACTTGTACAGACCAGCCCACAGGGCCTTCATGATCACACCAAACTCCTCCGCCACCTCCCCTTTATGGCCAAGGATGTTGTacctggcagagacagagatcTTAAATATTTACCTCATACAAGACTCTTCATGGTAAGTAATTCCACATATCTGGGCTCTGACCTGTTGATGTCCTCCATGTAGTAATTGTTGTTGAAGTACTCAGCCATGGGAGGAGTGTTACACAGGCATTGCAAAATGGAGTTCATGTAGCACGTGTTGCCCATGTTACGGAGGCCGGTCAGTGATGGACCCAGACCTCCAAATGAAGGGTTCAGGTTGCGAATTTTGGCAGCTGACGGCCGCACAATCTCCACTTTAGAATAGACTTTAGTGGGAGGTCTGCGGGGCAGAGAAGAGAATATCAGAGTAGTTTCAGCAGAGACATGACTACAGGAAATACAATGTGTGATACATCCAAAGAAAACAGTGCAGCTGGATTATGATAGATGATAATAGATGCGAGACGCAGATTGTCCAGTTATGAGTTGCTGGAACAACCTGGAATTTACTTCCATTTTCAGTTTTGAAAATACATATGACAAAACATCTGTGCGCTTTACTTGGTCTCTCGGTTGATGGTGGGTATGACAGCGGCAGTGGTCGGGGCGGTGGCCTTCTTCTGGGCCTCCTCTCTCAGGTCCTGGCTGATGTCAGGGGAGGAGTAGGAGCGTTTCAGTTTAGACTGTTCCCGCTCTTGTTCACAGTTGGTGTCAGGCTCAGTTTGTCGCGGTGTTTTCTGTTTAACTGTTGGCGGCGTGGAGGGCGGGGTCTGGGGAACAGTGACCTCAGGAGGGTACAGGTGGACACGGTTGGTTGGGGAATGGTAGTATCGGTAGGTCCCCGTCACCGTGTCAAGGAACTAGCCAAAATAATGTAGGGgtgaacatgaaaataaaacagaacattAGGAAGAAAGTCACAATTAGGCATAAGGAAATACTtatttatgaaaatatatatatatatatatatatatatataatatatatatatatatatatatatatatatatatatatatatatatatatatatatatatatatatatatatctttttaactTTTATCATTTAACTTTCAATTACTCCAAATGACTCAACGcatttcagatttaaatatATGATACCTTCATCCAACCATCTGGGAGGCCTGGTACACTCCTACCCATCTCCTCACTCCTCGCTCGGGTCAGGGGCTCCCTCTGtgggacacgcacacacacaaacaggaataATGGGTATTGCTGTAAGACTCATACCAAATATCCTCACTTTTGTTAAGCAGAAAAGATAACTGCTGgaatcttttaaaacaaaacaaagtgtctACAACACTAACTTGTGTCTCTAGTACTTCTTCTAATGAAATAAAGCACGGCACATTTAAATTGCATAGCAGTTGTTGCACTTATCTATCAAATTGTTTATGATCTGAGTCTGTCATGTACTCGGTCATTTTAACTGGAAAGAGCTAAACAATATGAGCTTGTGGGTAAGAGAGCAAACAGATACACTGACAGTGAAATGCAACTTTATTTGGTGCCTCTGTAATGTAATTGAAGACGTGTGTGGAGTAAAAGTTGCAGATAACCAGCAGTCTCTGGGTCAAATGTGGATTTAATATGCATTCTGTAATTCCATAAGATTCATGAGTAAGCTGTTTAAAAAGGTGTAGGCGTTAATAGACtctaacattaacatgtgttcCCCGTTGTGGGATTTGAGGATTACTTTTCTGATTGCAATGGCTGCTTGTGTTGTGACCGGGGAAAGCACAAAAGTTAAACCTGCCTTTAACATTCATTTTGTTTACGCACGTTCCCGCTGACACAGCAGTGAAATTAAACATCAAActgtagtgttttttttttttttttatatatatatatatatatatatatatatatatatatatatatatatatatatatatatatatatatatatatatatatatatatatatatatatatatatatatatatatatatatatatatatatatatatatatatatatatatatataaaaaaaaacaacaaaaaaaaaaacatatataagattaacagtgaaagaaaagaggacTCACCTTAATTTCACTAACAATATGGTTGGGAGCAGGCAAGTCCAGAGACTGACTCTTAGAGGGAAGGTCAGAGTTCTGctcttttcccctcctctctttctcacccCACACCCTGTTCCCTTTATCTTCATCTTCTTCCGCTTTCTGCCTTTCcagtttctttttctcctgAGGCCCGTTCTCCTGCTCGTCCTTCCTCTTCTCACTCTGCTCCCTTTCTAGCCTTTCCTTCAGGTCattctctcgtctctccccaTCGACACGACGCTCCTGGTTGCGTTTCTCATGCTCTTGCCTTGCCTTCTCTATCCCTGCCACTGCCTCAGAGTGTATCTGGCTTTCCTCTTCTTTAGACAGAGAAGTGTTGGGGATGTGGGATGGTTTGACTGAGCGATCGGGTACAACTGGGCAGTTATGCATGGAATCCTTCGTTGACCCGTTTTGGCTGGGCTTAGGCTCGTCCGACACCAAGACAGAGGGTTTCTTGGTACGGTCAAACTGGGACATGATAAcagataaaaccaaaacatgagCGATGTTTAGACACACTTGAGTCCTTCATGTGTCATACTCTCCCTAAGTTTGATAGTTATCAGGGTAGAAACAATACCTGTGGGAAGGCCTTGGCTGTTGCAGGTGACTGGCTGGATACGCCTGCCGCAGGGCCCTTCTTACTGACGTCTTGCCCAGAATTTGTGGAGCCTGTGACGGTGGAATCTACAGTGTCTGGCAGCTTGTCAGCAACCATGGAAGTTTTAGATGTGGGGGGTTCTGCTGGTGCGACCCCGTTCACCGGCGCAGAAGCAGAGGGTTCCTGAGGCTCGGGTGTAACCGCAGGCTCTGGTTCAGGTGGGGTCGGAGGCTTTGGTTCCTCTAGGGATGGGTAGCTAAAGTTTACTGttcaaaacattttagaaagtAAATTCATTTAAGAggagaatatattttttttaatctaatgtaggaacatttgttttaaaagccTGTAAAATGTGCTTTGGAAActagtgtgtgtatttatgacagtgaaaaatgactaaaatcTGGTAAGAGTTTTGACTAGGTGTATTTTAGGGTGCAGGAAGGATCAAAGCtagaaaacacaagcacaccGTGGGATGCAAGGCTCTAAAGTAGATGTTATGGTGAAAtctgtgtttgacattttgatatAAATACAGATTAAGCCCACTTTATTTTACCAATTTATTAATTTGCTTTTAAagtttcttaaaaataaaataccagcataacacaaacaataaacaatagatTAAACTACGTGGCCTGATAAATACAAAAGAGCCAAAGCTGTAACATGCCACTGTGCTGGTGATACTCACACTGAGGGGCAGAGCTGATGATATTCTGTCGAGGGGGGCGGATTTTAGCATTGGTTGTGTACATGGGGTAAAACAACAGCCAGTTCTCGTAGCCTCCCTCTAGCACCAGCGGCTCACTACGCAGAATGGTGATGCTGTCCCACTGTggagtgtgcaaacacattatTGTACCTCACCGGAAGGTTCGGTTGTTGTTATTCACACACATAAGCGTGTGCACAAATGCCAACCACCACACACTTTCACAGTTACCTTATAGAGGGCGTCTTTGAGGCTCTTCAAGGTGGTGCCCAGTGTAAGGTCAGTGACAGAACTGAACCAGTCCAGCAGGACTATATAATCCACAAATCCCCGCCGCTTCCAATCCTCTTTCGACACATCTGGCAGCTTCGCCTCAATCTGAGTCACAATGATTCTGAAAAGTCGCAACATACCAGTTCATGAGGTCAGGTTTAGGAATTGAGACTTTTTGTTTGGCGGTTAATGACACAAATAGATAAACAAGTTaacaaaaggaaataataaaatagattagttcatatatccatccatccatcgtctaccgcttatccggggtcgggtcacgggggcagcagctccagtaaggaatgccaatcttcccttctccgggccacatccgccagctccaactgggggatcccgaggcattcccaggccagtgaggagatataatctctctaccgagtcctgggtcttccccggggtctcttcccagctggacgtgcctggaacacctccctagggaggctcccaggtggcatccttactagatgcccgaaccatctaaactggctcctttcaacgtaaaaggagcagcggctctactccgagtctctcacggatggctgagcttctcaccctatctctaagggagacgccagccacccgtctgagaaaacctatttcggccgcttgtacccgtgatctcgttctttccgtcatgacccagccttcatgaccataggtgagggtaggaacgaagatctcccggaagatcgagagcttttccttctgctctcttttcgtcacaacggtgcggtaaagtgactgtaataccgcccccgctgctccgattctctggccaatctctcactccatcgtgccctcactcgcgaacaagaccctgaggtacttgaactccttcacttggggtaagggctcattccctacccggagtaggcaatccaccggtttacTGCtaagagccatggcctcagattttgaggtgctgatcctcatcccagccgcttcacactcggctgcaaactgatccagtgagtgttgaaggtcacagaccgatgatgccataaggaccacatcatctgcaaagagcagcgatgagatcctcagacCACCGAACTgaaacccctctcctccacgactatgcctcgatatcctgtccatgaaaatcacaaacaggattggtgataaagcgcagccctggcggaggccaacattcactgggaacgagtccgacttactgccgagtatccggacacaactctcgctttgggcgtacagggattggctggccctcaaaagtgaccccctcaccccatactcccgcagcacctcccacagtatcacccgggggacccggtcatacgccttctccagatccacaaaacacatgtagaccagttggtcgtactcccaggccccctccaggatccttgcgagagtgaagagttggtccgttgttccacgaccaggacggaatccgcattattcctcttcaatcagaggttcgactatcggccgaaccctcctttccagcaccttggagtagactttaccggggaggctgagaagtgtgatacccctgtagttggcacacactctctggtccccctttttgaataggggaaccaccaccccggtctgccaacccctaggcactgtcccagacttccacgcaatgttgacgaggcgtgtcaaccaagacagcccctcaacacccaaagccttcagcatttctggacggatctcatcataTATCATCACTCCAAACCAACTAACAAATGACACATTGGGAGGCAGATCAAACTATCAGGTATGAATCCAGGTCTCACCCTGGGCTAACTGCCTCCTCAGGCACGCTGATGCAGGTCTGGCCCGGGACCTGAATGCGAGACTCCTCAAAGTCCCTGTGGCTGCGGGCATCCATGACAATTACTGTAATCGTCTGGTCCATCATCATGTGGAAAAGTTTCTCTGCTGAGATCCCACCAGCTGGCACCGCAACTATCAGATAAAGTCATTGAATCAACACAAGACAAcaaactgaagaaaacaaatgttcccATATTCCAAAAAGACTTCATGGGTTTGACACTAAACATTACAGCCGCACATTTCTCAGTTTCTAGAATGATTTGCCTCAGAAAGATCAACACAGGTTTATCAGACCTTGTGTGTGTTATCCTGCTTACCTTTTGAAGTTGCATTCTTCAGTTCATTCTGTTCTCCTTTTATCTGACGGACAACAACAATCATCGTGTTAAAACGTTAAAATAGATTTGACTGATTCCATTTGGATTGATTTTTCCTTACATAAATGAACTCATAATGATAAAACATAACACTACTTACAACAACGCTATTCATATATTTTCTAATTAAGCTAGTAGTGTTGCTGTTTTAACAGTACGATGTGtaaattcaataaatatttttaaaaaattaAACCCAATCGTgttcatttataaaacataatgtgCGACTGGGCAGAGAAAAGGTTTGAAGGCTTTAAAATCAGGGATTTTCTCCAAAAATCACACAAATATGCGTTTCAATGTTTTACTATGTGTTTTAAGGAGTTAATATTTTACTATGCTATCAAAAAAATGCAAACTTAATATCTACTTGCAAAACGTCACTTTTAGACACACAAGACTAAAGTAATTCTCATTGGGATCAAGTGTTGGTCTCATGTGAATATGTGTTAATATGCAGCGATACCAtgacagtatatacagtaattGACATCTCTACCTTTTTGCTGTCCTTCTTGTTTGCTGATGACATTTTTGGAGAACTTCGACCGGCATCTTTCTCTGTTatttcctccttccttttcttctcctcttgtttctccttctcctcaagTTGTTTTCGAACCTCAACTTCCTCATAcctgtttaaaatgtaaagattagCTCAGTAAAATAGGAAACATGTTCCAAAGTCCTATCTTGCAAGTTATGTATTAATAAGGCATGTACAATTGAACTGAACAAAAGCCTCTAACCTGAGTTTAAGGCTTTCAGAGAGCTTCTCGGCTTCTTCAATGGCCTTCTTGAAGCTGTTTGGCCCAAGCATGGTCATGTAATACTCCTTCGTACATTGGAATAGAGAAGAgttacacagaaataaaaaaactccAAGTCTTGATACATTTCCACACCAAGTCTTTACATAAAAATTCATTATTGTTAACTATACCGGTTGCTGCTTGAAGTCTGGTCTTTTCTTGATGATGTCATATACTGTGAGGTACTTCATGTACAGCACATAAGCTTTCTCCTCATCCCCGTCCAGACGACACTCCTCTGCCGCCTTGAAGATTTTGCAGGCACTCTGAACATAGCTACAACACAGCAAATAAAAGACATACTTTCATCACCGAGTGATTGCAATATCCTTGGTTCAAGTTTGACTGGggacctttttttttagcatgttatc from Cottoperca gobio chromosome 3, fCotGob3.1, whole genome shotgun sequence encodes the following:
- the usp8 gene encoding ubiquitin carboxyl-terminal hydrolase 8 gives rise to the protein MPAVSTGVKDLHLSTSLGELNKKAEIKPDKTSTRSYVQSACKIFKAAEECRLDGDEEKAYVLYMKYLTVYDIIKKRPDFKQQPEYYMTMLGPNSFKKAIEEAEKLSESLKLRYEEVEVRKQLEEKEKQEEKKRKEEITEKDAGRSSPKMSSANKKDSKKIKGEQNELKNATSKVAVPAGGISAEKLFHMMMDQTITVIVMDARSHRDFEESRIQVPGQTCISVPEEAVSPGIIVTQIEAKLPDVSKEDWKRRGFVDYIVLLDWFSSVTDLTLGTTLKSLKDALYKWDSITILRSEPLVLEGGYENWLLFYPMYTTNAKIRPPRQNIISSAPQLNFSYPSLEEPKPPTPPEPEPAVTPEPQEPSASAPVNGVAPAEPPTSKTSMVADKLPDTVDSTVTGSTNSGQDVSKKGPAAGVSSQSPATAKAFPQFDRTKKPSVLVSDEPKPSQNGSTKDSMHNCPVVPDRSVKPSHIPNTSLSKEEESQIHSEAVAGIEKARQEHEKRNQERRVDGERRENDLKERLEREQSEKRKDEQENGPQEKKKLERQKAEEDEDKGNRVWGEKERRGKEQNSDLPSKSQSLDLPAPNHIVSEIKREPLTRARSEEMGRSVPGLPDGWMKFLDTVTGTYRYYHSPTNRVHLYPPEVTVPQTPPSTPPTVKQKTPRQTEPDTNCEQEREQSKLKRSYSSPDISQDLREEAQKKATAPTTAAVIPTINRETKPPTKVYSKVEIVRPSAAKIRNLNPSFGGLGPSLTGLRNMGNTCYMNSILQCLCNTPPMAEYFNNNYYMEDINRYNILGHKGEVAEEFGVIMKALWAGLYKCISPRDFKITIGKINDQFAGYDQQDSQELLLFLMDGLHEDLNKADNRKRYKEEENDHLDDQTAADLAWSKHKLLNESIIVALFQGQFKSTVQCLTCHRKSRTFETFMYLSLPLASTSKCSLQDCLRLFSKEEKLTDNNKVFCRHCKAHRDSTKKLEIWKVPPIVLVHLKRFSYEGRWKQKLQTSVDFPLETLDLLQYVIGPKQNLKRYSLYGVSNHYGGLDGGHYTAYCKNAPKQRWYKFDDHEVTEISTSSVKSSAAYILFYSTL